gtaaatctgtttctgcagaataataatctgtgtaacgtagtcaagtcaaatgggttggcgagtgaaacaactttacgtACCATTAGATATCTTACAtggtggagcttatcctccaaacacactcatcctcaTGAACTCTAACGCTTTTCCCCACTGGCTGGACCGGATCATGTCGGTTCATGTCGGTTCATGTCAGGTCAATAACTCTGTACGGTCCCGTTAGCATtgcctgcaggctagcggagctaaactaacaagccatgtaaaggtacctgctcatcactactaacacaatgCTAtacttgacttaccacagaaacgggagcacAGACGTCTTTaacttctctgtcaggagaacaaaccgaagatcaaaccgcgttattcatccgatatgtgagtgaaacctgtccacagtctcaggtcgtgttagcctgttagctcaggtgaagccgagcaggcaacaggctagGAGCTGGAGTATCATtttcgcattattcgagtcaAGTTGCTAAGCAGATTTCatggggcacatctgaaagtgcccccccacccaatgttaacttcggtctgtgtggttcacgctcattggtgtttccatggcaacggtCTTGGGCCGTTGCCCCAGAGACagacggcaagagagaagctCATTTCACAgaacaagcacacagacagaaacaaacacgaatcaaatgactccaaaacaagactttaATTAttgtgagtcaagtttattcacacacacattcaggctactttgcatataaaataaaataaaatatattttgccacagagtacagatgtattgagctttctgcacaacagcgccatctggatCTGGTGGGGCAGTACCCCAAATGCCCCTAATGTAGAAACgccactgtgtgtttgtaaaactCACAGTTTGTAAAACTCATCATTGCTGCACATTCAAATcatgaacaacacaaaaaggaagATTTCAGGGCTGtgaacaaaaaatatatgtatggGATGATATCCTGCTCCTTTAAAACAAGCATATCACTTAGTTTATCAGCATTAAAACCACAGCAAGTCTTTTTGAGTCCATTAGTGAAGTTGGATGAATTTACAGAAATagtaataatttaaaaaaaacatcacaaacccATTAGATAACAGGTGAAAAGTGTTTCCACTGTGAGACAGAGTCAAGGTCCAGTTTACAGGTCAAACCCAGATCAGCGTCAAGACTGGAATCATTtgtgaaaacaacaaaccagcAGTGGCCAAACAAAACCGAACATGAACTTTCAGTCACGACAAACCTTCACATTGGATGATCCTCCTGAATATGATCACATGACCAAATGTGGCAGATAGCTTTGAATAAggagtatttaaaaaatgtctaaaatgttTTTCCACCCAGAATACATCAGAACCAAATCTAGCTCAAAAACCCCACTTGTGAATTCTGGAGCAGATTATCAAGGAGAGCGTGAAACCTAGTTTAGATTTGTGAAATTCCAAAACAAAACGATAAAATGATCGGGACaagttcacagtttgttttcttatcAACAACAAATTCAACCAGGTAGAGAacaaaaactcaaagaaatcaaaaaaatcaatcaatgttCAACTGTGACATCACGATGAGCAAATCTTCCTGAAATACGTCTAAtagttatattacattatttttcaGTCTTAACATCTGAACAGTTCAAGCAGCTTAAGAAATAAAatgagcagtgagcagccatgtaaggcgcccggggagcagatgtcgggggagtaaggtgccttgctcaggggcactagacagggtagggagaattctcttggacctttggacagatcaatccaggtttgtcttttgttgtctctccgtggagtcgaaccagagacgaaccagagaccttttctgcccatagtccaagtttctaccactagaccaccgcctcgcctcgcctctcctctcctctcctctcctctcctctcctatgCTAAAATCAACCGGAGGCTGAATAGTTTACGTTTAGACACATGATGGGAAATGACCTCAtatattttgattgtttgtagttaaatttataatttaaagCCTAAgaagagaataataaaaaagttaaagagaCAGGTTGTGGCTGatgctctttatttttgtttctggttTCACTTGGTACTCAATCGACTCCTCTTTGTTAATATTTTATCAGTTTCCTTTAATTCCAGGTGAAGCTAAAAAGTCTGGCAGCTAATAAGATGAAGACCACAAAGACCCCAACAAAGCATCTTGTCCGGTTCCACCAAAGATAGAGGACAATGAGAAAGAAACGCTAAAAGAGAACTTGCAATCAGAAGCTTCTGAGGTCAAATCTCTCAATGACAGCACCGTTGCCTTTGATAGCGCTGCCATCAAAGGCAGCATCGCTCTGATAGCAGCGTAGCCTATGATAGCGCTGCCATCAAAGGTAGCATCGCTCTGATAGCAGCGTAGCCTATGATAGCGCTGCCATCAAAGGCAGCATCGCAATGATGCCTTTGATAGCGTTGCTATCAAAGGTGACGCTGCTATAAAAGGTGTCGCTGCTATTAAAGGTGAAGCTGCTTCCAAAGGCAATACTGCTCCCAGATGCGATGCTGCTCTCAAAGGCCACACAGCTCCCAGAGGCgatgctgctcccagaggcgatgCTGCTCTCAGAAGCGATGTTGCTCTCAAAGGTGATGCTGCTCCAAGAGgtgacgctgctcccagaggcgacgctgctcccggacgcgacgctgctcccagaggaaacgctgctcccagaggcgacgctgctcccagacgCGACGCTGATCCCAAACGCGACGCTGatcccagaggcgacgctgctcccagacgCGACGCTGATCCCAAACGCGACGCTGatcccagaggcgacgctgctcccagaggcgacgctgctcccagacgCGACGCTGATCCCAGAGGCGtggctgctcccagaggcgacgctgctcccagaggcgacgccTCTCCCAGAcacgacgctgctcccagaggagACGCAGCACCCAAAGGCGACGCCTCTGATCCCAGacgcgacgctgctcccagaggagACGCTGCTCGCAAAGGCGATGCCTCTGGTCCCAGATGcaacgctgctcccagaggtgacgctgctcccagagtcgactctgctgcttcctgaggcgactctgctgcttcctgaggcgacgctgctgctccctgaggcgacgctgctcccagaggcgacacTGCCTTTGGGagcgacgctgctgctcccagaggcgatgCTGCTGCTCGCTGAGGCAacgctgctgctcccagaggcgacgctgctgctccctgaggcgacgctgctcccagaggcgacgctgctgctccctgaagcgacgctgctgctcccagaggcgaagctgctccctgaggcgacgttgctgctcccagaggcaaCGCTGCTGTACCCAGGGGTGACGCTGCGCCCAAAGGCGacacctctggtcccagatgcaacacctctggtcccagatgcaacacctctggtcccagatgcaacacctctggtcccagatgcgacgctgctcccaaagGCTACGCTGCTCGCagaggagacgctgctgctccctgaggctacgacgctgctccctgaggcgacgacgctgctcccagaggcggcGCTGCTCGCAAAGGCGacacctctggtcccagatgcgacacctctggtcccagatgcGACGCTGGTCCCAGATgtgacgctgctgctccctgaggcgacgacgctgctgctccctgaggcgacgACGCTGCTGATCCCTGAGGTGAcgacgctgctgctcccagaggcaaCGCTGCTCGCAGAGGAGACGCTGCTACTCCCTGAGgggacgctgctgctccctgaggcgacgacgctgctgctccctgaggcgacgacgctgctgctcccagaggcaaCGCTGCTCGCAGAGGAGACGCTGCTACTCCCTGAGgggacgctgctgctccctgaggcgacgacgctgctcccagaggcggcGCTGCTCGCAAAGGCGACACCTCTAGTCCCAGATGTGacacctctggtcccagatgcgacacctctggtcccagatgcgacgctgctgctcccagaggcgacgctgctgctccctgaggcgacgACGCTCCTcctcccagaggcgacgctgctcccagaggcgacgctgctgctccctgaggcgacactgctgctccctgaggtgACGACGCTGCTCCCTGAGGTGACAAcgctgctccctgaggcgacgctgctgctccctgaggcgacgctgctgctcccagaggcgacgctgctccaaAAGGCGacacctctggtcccagatgcGACACCTCTAATCCCAGATGCAACGCTGCTCCCAAAGGCAACGATGCTCCCAGAGGCCACGCTGCTGCAACCTGAGGCGACGCTACTGCTCCTAGAGACGACGCTGCTCCCAAAGGCAacacctctggtcccagatgTGACATCTCTGGTCCCAGATGCGACATCTCTGGTCCCAGATGCGACACCCCTGGTCCCAGAAGCGACTCAGcaacgctgctcccagaggcgaagCGGCTCCAAGAAGCGACGCTGCTCCAAGAAGCGACGCTGCTCCAATAAGAACAGACGACTGAACCTCCTGTGGTTAAACCTGTAGAACCAAGAGAAAATGACTCGCAGCCAAGGATAAAAAGGCGAAGGATAAAAAAGATTAAGCCGGCGGTGCAAAGGTTACGGAGGAGGTCGCATTGCACCAGGAGAACTCAGAtaagaaaaatgtagaaaaggaAAACGACGCAGCAACGTAAAGGAAAAAGAACCACACGAGTATCGTCCTCCACCAAAAGGAGAATCACCATCTCTACCTAGAGATGTAACAAATGCAGCAGAGGAGTCGTCTAATCACAAAGAGTGTGAGAAGTGTAATTGCTAATGTTTGATGCACACTTTGATATTTAGTATCTTAATTTAACAGCTGTATATTTTAAAAttctttataataaaaacactcCTCTATATTGTCTACTGTGCGTTTTGTGCGACTCACAGAAAGAAACCAGGAGCCGGCGTTCAGGCTCTGCAGTTCGGCCCAGGTAAACATGGTATTGGTCTTTTTGGGAAAAACCTTGTTGATGTTGGTCGTCCCCCGCAGCGTGCGGTCGTGCATCAGGAAGGGGACTCCGTCATAACTGTAACcatgacaacacaacagctATCATCACAGTAAAGCGTGTAGAATTACTTTTCACGCCCACTGACCTGATGGTGACATCGGTAACCAGaccttcacttcctgcctccaCCGCTTTCTCAAAGGACATCAGAGTGTTTTCTGGAGCGAGCTGCAACACAGTGACCAATAAATTATGACATTAACATTTGAAAAGCAGGTTGTTCTAACACTCTAAATATTTCTTTCGTTGTGTTTACAGAAATGTAAACAGTTTGGCTGAGAAGGATATGAGTTACAAATCTATATAAAATATGAGAAACATTTCTCGATGTCGGAAGCAAAACTTAAAATTGTAACCCGCGATATAACTCGACAACAATTTATAATATGCAAGTTAAGATAAATAACACATCTAGTTTGAAAAGGCCGATACAGATGTAATTCATTGAAACTGCCCAAGGAACCCCTACTGGTTTAACCTGGCCATGACTTTAAGGGCCTGATGACTTGGACCAGtcgagttgctaggcagatttcgtgGTGCAAATCTGAAAGTGCCCACCACCCAATGGtaacttcggcctgtgtggttcacgctcatttggtgtttccatggcaacagtcttaagctttggccgttgcccccagagcagagacggacggcaagagagaagcgTTTAacagagcaagcacacaaacagaaacacacacaaatcaaatgattccaaaacaagactataatgcttgtgagtcaagtttattcacacagacattcacgctattttgtatataaaataaaataaaatatattttgccacaaagtacagatgtattgagctttctgcacaacagcgccatctagaTGTTGgacttttctttgaaaaattgtaaacagtaaaaatgttggacttttctttgaaaattctccaaatatattcagtaatAATCGTTTATCATGTATGTGGGTAGTCAGGGaagtcctgaacacaggcatatcagtctctctctgaacttattgaggaaagtgtttttacagtactctgaagtatcctgaaatgatctattccacagtgaaaatgttggactttactttgaaattctcAAAATACATTCAGTAAAAATCGTTGATACTCatgtatgtaggtagtcagggaggtcctcaacacaggcatatcagcctctctctgaacttattgagcaaagtgtttttacaataCTTTGCTATcctgaagtatcctgaaattatctattccacagtgaaaatgttggactttactttgaaaattgttcaaatatatacagtaaaaatcttagatattcagtatgtagttAGTCAGGGAGGTCctgtaaacagtgaaaatgttggattttactttgaacaaattgtgtgtgtttgtgtctgtcattcTATGATGCTTTTgacacacttcagagaaaatattttctactttactacatatatttgacagccttatttaaaagttagtatcatatttttggattttagatattggatgatttaacatactttaaaaacctattggtAGAGAATAAACCAGtagtttccaaccttgtcttacaagaatcacagtctgctgctgcttgtttccatgtgatgtcctgagaCTGCCCCTGCTGGCttctgggttcctctgctgctctaccttggtttgtgcagcttgtgattaactaaagttatccataaaagaaaatcttttttatccttcaagggcaatttgatgtacaaccagcaaccacacaaaacacaatgacatGAGTCACACGTGCATTAAAATAACagtattataatttaaaaaggagATCAGAAACAAAGATGAGCTTTCAAACTGTGAACTTTGTTTAATGCGATACAATAAATCTTATGGTTGCAGCGCAACGCACATAAATAGCATACAGGTATTTTAGGGTGAGAATCTGACTTCGGTGTTATTAACCGtagcattttatttaatttgtagaTGATGTATTAACAAGAAATAACCTTCTTTTCAGTTTCAATAGCAAACATCTTATCCAAACTTCATTCTGCTTGACCATTTCACATCGTCAAGAACTCGGCAATCTATGAAAATATGACACTATTTCAAAATATACACTATTtataagaaataaatacaacaacacTTTTATAGCCATCACATAACATTTCTGCGTAGCCAGTCAAATTATTGTATCTTCCATATATAGGTCAACAATATAAATTTCTTCTTTAGTAACAGGGACATTCAGTATGTACACAGACAACACAGCTTCAAATCTTAAATGCACATAAAATAGGTGAAATTGCTTATATCTCTTCATTCTAGTATTATGCGAAATATTATATAGAAattatgaatgtttttgttttaacagCAAAAAACAGTTAATGAGTGTGTTGGTTGAACAGGTTTTTCATTCTTGTAATTTGCGTTCCAGCTCTGAGAAGACCTTTGCATTGATTTCATCCACTTCGTCTTCCACCTGGGCAAACAGAGATATGGGACAATATGATGAATGGGACATAAAgctctgcagagacagacagtatTCTACTTCGTCTCAAATCACGACAAAGCGAAACTTGGTATAGtagcaaatacacacagattGGAACAATTCCAGTCTGGTCTTATTATTTAGCCTTGAGGGTCCAACAATTTTTGGGATTTGATTATGGAACAATCTCCTGAATGTGAAGATTTAAATATCCATAAGGCAATCTCTCAGATAAATCCAACAATGAACAAATCAGGAAATAAAACTGCATTAATCTCTGCTCAGCTACAAAACTACACGGTAGAACTTCAGTATCACCTGTTCCACTTTGTCTACTTCTGGGATATAAAATTGCAGCATGTTCTGAATCCCATTCCGCAGTGTGACTGAAGAGCTGGGACACCCTGTGCAGGAACCGACCAGCTTCAGCTTGACTGTGCCGTCCTCAAAACCCTTGTAGATGACATCGCCTCCATCCTCCTGCACCGTCGGCCTTGTTGAATAATGTGatacagaacaaaacaacagaaaggaCAGAGGGTTAAGACTGATGTCTCAGTACAGCTGTCTTTAACCATCACTACAGAATGCTGAGCAGAGCAATTTCATTAAGGAAATATCTCATCgcctgaaataataaaacatttatcaaacAATGAGCTTacataagctgttttcagacgtgaaatctgtaaaatgtctgtaaaatggggtctggacattttctggactttcacatatgaagattACTGAAGAAAACTCCCCAGGTCAGAcaggttcacaacaacaggaacatttctggaACATTTAAATAAGTGGTAGCCCCCGGGTAGAGCATGCAAGAGTACGGATATGACGTATTAATTCTTCTATGGAATAATAAAAAACTTGTtgacagcacatcaacaccagcattGGCCCTTATCCctaaaagctcttgaatcttattgtctttccaagtcttcgtcttctacgtttTGCTTCCATTAATGTTAGAAAGGTCATCACTTGGTTGCTGTGAATTTTTCGAACAATTTCCTGCCTTGTTCTCACATttgctcactcagacatttccTGGACATTTTACTATAGGGGGCTGACAAAAAAGTCTAGAGCAATTAACTCGGGACATTTCTATTCAGCccttctggaaaatgtcaggaaactATCCAGAGTTCggtgcaggtctgaaaacagctagaCACTACAAAAACCACCAGAAAGGCTTTAAACTTGTTTGTACCTAATCCTGTTGTCCAGAAGCTCCTTTATCATAGATAcaacttcatcatcatcttcagaaATACctacaataaagaaaaagcaCTGTTTACTTTTTGCACAATTTAACTGACAAAATATACATGAATGTTGAGATAAACAAAATGGCCATATTTCACAACTCACTGCTTTCATTGTTAACTGTGCCTGTTGTTATGGGGTCACCGCTCTCAAAGAACTTAGTAATGGCGTCCAAAGCATGACGCTTGATGTCTGTCCATTCCACATCTTCATCTGCCTGAGAGGACAGCAAAGATTGCATGGACATGTTGTCTCTCTACCAGGGTTTAATAGCAATAAAATCACACAGAGAAGCTGTTAAAATTACAGTTCATACCCACTTTAGTGACTGTAATGAAGTCAGGGCcgaaaaacacacttttcactCCTTCAATCTCAAACAAGACCctgaaacaaacactttatCATGTTAATGTTCAAtaacatgaagaaaaaaaacacacaatgacagtTAGAAGTTGGAATTTGTTGGCGTTCATTCAATGTTAACAATATCCGGTTGTGCTGGTCTTAGCGTCCCTGACGACCGCGCCTCCCCCAAAATGTCGTTGCTTACGTCATGAAGAAAAAATGTAGAAGTCAAAGAGTTCATTCCACTGACACACATATGAATCACACagcacatacagacacaaacccTTTCCTAAGTGAGACAGATGTTCCTATTAAAGTCTATTTAGTTAAATTAGAAACTGTACAACGTCCGCTTGACAAAGTTCGACAGTAAACTTGACACCCAACCTGGCTAAAGATGAGGACTCCGCTGAGCTTGGAGAGGGAAAGTCAAGTGTCCCACTTCCTAGGACTGGTTTACCAGGGAGAAACTTCAAGCTCCTGGGGTTTGGAGTGTCTTGAGTCTGGATGGAGAAGTATCTCACtgaaaaatatcacaaaattATTTCTCAATAGGTGGTGTGTTATTCTTTTCTATGATATATGAATTATTATAGCGCAAGATTACAGAGTGTTAGTGGCTCTATTAAGGTTGTGATCTGAATGCAATACACCCCCATTGTGCATGCAAGTTATATAATTTCCCCTCGCACCTAGAAACCAACCAGTAGTTTTTAGCTGAATGGTAAGTTGTTCATtcaaaaaattgaaaacaacatttttcatCAATTTAATATTCTGATCGCTCAGTtagtgtttgtcattttaaacaTAAAGTTCAACAGTTTACCTCACTTAAATGTAAATTTCCTCAGGCTCTATGGTAGTAAACTCATATTCGTTGTTTGCTTTCATCATCCAGTGCATTCCACAAAATCACCCATAGATTGATATGTCCCTGCTTTTCAGAAAAcagagtttttaaatgtttaattcccCTCTTAATCTATAACCCCCCACATTATTTGTACGTTGCCAGGAAGTAAATTATTTCTTGCTCTGCACATGCTTTGTGCGGTTTTGAATTCCACTAGATCCCAGAATTTAAATGTATGTGACTTTTAAAAATAGGTTGTTAGGGTGCTCCCGATTTCCTCCGGTGTGTTTTATCTAATCTTATATTAGACCTAAACAACATGGAATAAATCTGTGGATCCAGGGGCCCTGGGCTTTGACTGAGGATGTCCAGGCACTGGCCTTACTTGGGAAGAACGTGGCTCCTGCTGTCCTGCGATGAGACTCAAGTCCTCTGGAGCTCCGGGTCGTGCTCTGTGAGAGATGTGAGCTCCTGATCTGCTCTGGAAACCTATAATATATACAGAGGAGTGATGCACACACGGTCTGTGGATCAGCACAGGACTTCAGCTCATCCACGGTTCACCGACAGTGTTAAACAGAACGGTCGACGCGATGTCTGAAAGCACGCGTTTGGCTGTAAACTCAAGGATTTGTCCCAAAATTTCAAATTACAGAGATGTCTGATCGTTTTACTGACTGAGAAGAGTACAgctggctaacgttagctgctAACACACTACTTACAGGGGTCACGAGGAACAcatacaatgaaataaaaaggtaTTAAAACACGAGAGTAGCTAAACTAAAATAACTTAAACAAGTTTTGTTCGATGTGTCCACATGTGTATCCCTGGGTCGGATAAATGACGGACTCTTGCCCTGCGTCGCAGTTCACTTGTTAGCTAACTAGCTAACGAACAGCATCGCATCAACACGTCGTTTGTTTATAATGCAACGCACGAGCATCAGAACATGTAATAACCGTCGTACAAATTAACATGTCACATCTATGCAGAGGCTCAAACCTGATGTGACTCTTGTTCCTGGCTCGTAACAGCTGGAGGAGACCCCATCTCATGTGCGCcgccattttgtttgttttgaaaatgaggACCTCGTGTGGTCGACAGGGGGCTTCTCATCCTGTCCTCAGACCAAACACagcaatattattattatttgtacaCATTGTACGGATATAGAGACGTCGTTTTGCCCGTATCTTTcagatcttaaaaaaaaaaacatcatctacAGAAGTGAAGATAGTTTTGAGCGCCATGTGTGGGTAAGTAACATGCttcgtgtttgtttgtttgatgttgTCAGAGCTTCTATTTGTCCTTCTAGTCACATGCAGTGATTTATTTGAGTTGGTGTTTTGCCTGatcttttcctgtctgtttacgctccatctccatcctgcatgttgtgtttctaCTTTTAAGTTCACGAGATCTGGATTTTGATTCTGATCCACAccaaatgtcacacactcataaatatcagtcccctaaatatgcctgattgtctttttttttctcctgatcCGTGACATGTTCTCTTAGAAATTTTGAAAACCTtcttacaatgttaaagaaagtgaaatgtattaaaaagaaaCTTCACATGCCAACTGATCCGGATCCTCACCATTATTCACACTTTCTTCCTTGATCCTTACACCAACAGTCCTGTTATTCAATCCAGTAGTTTTCGCCTTATCCTGATAATTAACATGCAAAcagggaaataaacaaacacagacgaaaACACAACATCCGCAGGTAAATTAAATACTCAAACgaaaaaatacagaacaatGGTATAGAAATGGAATCATCACAGTTTACATGACACGCATTTATACATACAAGTCCTCGGCACAGTAAGAACGATGTGGACATTGCTGTTTCTTGTACTTGTTTAACTTGGAAGCTTGAACAAGAGTCTGAATGCATCATTGTGATCGTTATATTCCACCTCAAGCAAACATAATCCTGATCACACATCTTCTTTGGTCATGTTCTCAGTTATAGCCTCGCTTTGAATAGTTATTTACTTTATGAAGTGCTTGCTTAGCTCCTAtgtgcacattttcatttcttcagaCACCTTCAGTTTATGAGTCAGAACCCAGAAGAAAATCGGACTTCCGTGCCTTGTTCTTTGGCTCCTGAGTGGATCCACTTTTTGTTTGAATAACAAATCCTGGTAAGTGTTGGACAC
The Platichthys flesus chromosome 12, fPlaFle2.1, whole genome shotgun sequence DNA segment above includes these coding regions:
- the zgc:110319 gene encoding NFU1 iron-sulfur cluster scaffold homolog, mitochondrial, translated to MAAHMRWGLLQLLRARNKSHIRFPEQIRSSHLSQSTTRSSRGLESHRRTAGATFFPMRYFSIQTQDTPNPRSLKFLPGKPVLGSGTLDFPSPSSAESSSLARVLFEIEGVKSVFFGPDFITVTKADEDVEWTDIKRHALDAITKFFESGDPITTGTVNNESSISEDDDEVVSMIKELLDNRIRPTVQEDGGDVIYKGFEDGTVKLKLVGSCTGCPSSSVTLRNGIQNMLQFYIPEVDKVEQVEDEVDEINAKVFSELERKLQE